One genomic region from Marinobacter szutsaonensis encodes:
- the pyrE gene encoding orotate phosphoribosyltransferase: MHDYQQDFIEFAIQRNVLRFGEFTLKSGRTSPYFFNAGLFNTGNDLLQLSKAYAAAISRSGLDYDIIFGPAYKGIPLATVTAMALATEGNSKPFAFNRKEKKDHGEGGNIVGAPLEGKVLIVDDVITAGTAIRESIDLIRAAGAEPAGVLIALDRQEKGNGELSAIQEVEKEFGIPVVSIIRLEQVLDYLKANPEFAGHADKVAEYRDQYGV; the protein is encoded by the coding sequence ATGCACGACTATCAGCAAGATTTCATCGAATTCGCCATCCAGCGGAACGTGTTGCGTTTTGGAGAGTTCACACTCAAATCCGGCCGCACCAGCCCGTACTTCTTCAACGCCGGACTGTTCAACACCGGAAACGACCTGCTGCAACTAAGCAAGGCCTATGCCGCCGCTATCAGCCGCAGCGGGCTGGATTATGACATCATTTTCGGCCCTGCCTATAAGGGCATTCCCTTGGCCACTGTTACTGCCATGGCCCTGGCTACAGAAGGTAACAGCAAACCATTTGCCTTTAACCGCAAAGAAAAGAAAGATCATGGTGAGGGCGGCAACATCGTCGGCGCACCATTGGAGGGCAAAGTGCTGATCGTGGATGACGTCATCACCGCCGGCACCGCCATCCGCGAGTCCATCGACCTTATCCGGGCTGCAGGTGCCGAGCCGGCAGGCGTACTGATCGCCCTCGATCGACAGGAAAAAGGTAACGGCGAACTCTCGGCCATCCAGGAAGTGGAAAAGGAATTCGGTATTCCGGTGGTCAGCATCATTCGCCTCGAACAGGTACTCGACTACCTCAAGGCCAACCCGGAGTTTGCCGGCCACGCGGACAAGGTAGCCGAATACCGTGATCAATACGGAGTCTGA
- a CDS encoding HAD-IC family P-type ATPase, with protein sequence MDDFRWHARALKEVLDRLGAGPQGLSTSQARRRLKESGPNRIERNGRRSWYRILLHQLADPIVYVLLAAAVLAILIGKVTDSFVVLAVVVLNTTIGFVQEMRATKAIEALSRMVPQNATVLRNGDAKSIPAHTVVPGDVVLLQAGDQVAADVRLLEVNGLQVDEAALTGESLPVTKQEEPVPDEAVIGDRHSMAFGGTLVTAGTADGVVVATGASSELGRISRLLSETEDLQTPLTRRLASLVRVISLAILVVAILIFLVGMWRDNSLLDSALAAITLAVASIPEGLPAVITIASAIGVQRMARRRAIVRHLPAVETLGSTTVICTDKTGTLTRNEMTVEALWTPDLEVEVTGIGYAPEGELRAGDQTLSPMPEQVHDLLLAGLLCNDAELECKDGRWRIVGDPTEGALVVAAGKAELDEDSTRAAFPRKDEIPFSSESQFMATLHDSGDGADMVCVKGAPEVIAGMCKGFAGGQPMAVELVHEAVEALAARGMRVLAVAMAKPSAGKVDLESSGWQDELCFLGLVGMSDPPRDEAIHAVRTCQQAGVVVKMVTGDHAETARAIGQSIGLLETGGAGAQVVTGVQIEAATDAELLELVHSTNVFARVAPEHKLRLVKALQAGGQVVAMTGDGVNDAPALKRAEIGVAMGINGTAVAREASDIVLADDNFASISAAVEEGRRVYDNLSKSLAFVLPTSLGQAMIILVAVLFFPVTDGHLLMPIEPVQILWVNLVVAIALALPLALEAREPGLMKRPPRPPKEPLLSRFLVVRTFLVGALMTGGAAGLFLLEYSADLSEGAAVELARGKAQTMAVTTIILFQMLYLLNCRSLTQTFWRIGLFSNLWVYLGIGVTLVLQLAFVYLDPLNQLFHTRPLDPADWLMSAGVAFAGFLIILLEKWLWRQNDGGGSGEVENGVR encoded by the coding sequence ATGGACGATTTTCGCTGGCATGCCCGCGCACTCAAGGAAGTCCTCGATCGGCTGGGTGCCGGGCCGCAGGGGCTTTCGACGTCACAGGCCCGGCGTCGGCTGAAGGAGAGCGGGCCCAATCGTATTGAGCGAAACGGTCGCCGGTCCTGGTACAGGATACTTCTGCATCAGCTGGCCGATCCGATCGTCTATGTGCTGCTGGCCGCGGCGGTGCTCGCCATTCTGATTGGCAAGGTGACGGACAGTTTTGTGGTGCTCGCCGTTGTTGTGCTTAACACCACCATCGGCTTTGTCCAGGAGATGCGCGCCACCAAGGCCATCGAGGCTTTAAGCCGGATGGTGCCCCAGAATGCCACGGTGCTGCGCAACGGTGACGCCAAGTCGATTCCCGCCCATACGGTGGTGCCGGGGGATGTGGTGTTACTGCAGGCTGGAGATCAGGTGGCCGCCGACGTCCGGTTACTTGAGGTCAATGGGCTGCAGGTCGATGAGGCGGCACTGACCGGGGAATCGCTGCCGGTGACCAAGCAGGAAGAGCCGGTCCCGGATGAGGCGGTGATTGGTGACCGGCATTCCATGGCTTTCGGTGGGACCCTCGTTACTGCCGGCACTGCGGATGGGGTGGTGGTCGCCACTGGCGCGAGCAGCGAGCTGGGGCGGATCTCCCGGCTGCTGAGTGAAACTGAAGATCTGCAGACTCCGCTGACCCGGCGGCTTGCCAGCCTGGTCAGAGTTATTTCCCTGGCGATCCTCGTGGTCGCGATTCTTATCTTCCTTGTCGGGATGTGGCGGGACAACTCGCTGCTCGACAGTGCGCTGGCCGCAATCACGCTCGCCGTTGCCTCCATTCCCGAAGGTCTGCCTGCCGTCATTACCATCGCATCGGCCATCGGTGTACAGCGCATGGCACGTCGCCGTGCCATCGTCCGCCACCTCCCCGCTGTTGAAACCCTGGGCAGTACCACCGTCATCTGCACCGACAAGACCGGCACCCTGACGCGCAATGAAATGACCGTCGAGGCGTTGTGGACGCCAGATCTGGAGGTCGAGGTAACCGGTATCGGATACGCGCCAGAAGGCGAGTTACGGGCCGGAGACCAGACATTGTCCCCGATGCCGGAGCAGGTTCACGATTTGTTGCTGGCAGGTTTGCTTTGCAACGACGCGGAGCTGGAGTGCAAGGACGGGCGCTGGCGAATCGTTGGCGACCCCACCGAGGGGGCACTGGTGGTCGCCGCCGGTAAGGCGGAGCTGGATGAAGACTCGACGCGGGCGGCTTTCCCCCGTAAGGATGAGATCCCGTTCAGTTCGGAGAGCCAGTTCATGGCGACCCTGCACGATTCCGGTGATGGTGCCGACATGGTGTGTGTGAAGGGCGCGCCGGAGGTGATCGCCGGGATGTGCAAGGGATTCGCCGGAGGCCAACCAATGGCGGTGGAGCTTGTGCATGAAGCCGTGGAAGCGCTGGCTGCACGGGGTATGCGCGTGCTGGCCGTTGCCATGGCAAAGCCGTCGGCGGGCAAGGTGGACCTGGAGTCCTCCGGCTGGCAGGACGAGCTTTGTTTTCTTGGCCTGGTCGGCATGTCGGATCCACCCCGCGATGAAGCCATTCACGCCGTCAGGACCTGTCAGCAGGCCGGCGTGGTGGTCAAGATGGTCACCGGCGATCACGCGGAGACTGCCCGGGCCATCGGCCAGAGCATCGGTTTGCTGGAAACCGGCGGGGCGGGTGCGCAGGTGGTGACGGGAGTGCAGATCGAGGCCGCAACCGATGCCGAACTGCTTGAACTGGTGCACTCCACCAACGTTTTTGCCCGTGTGGCGCCAGAGCATAAGCTGCGGCTGGTCAAGGCCCTTCAGGCCGGAGGGCAGGTTGTCGCCATGACCGGTGACGGTGTCAATGATGCGCCGGCGCTGAAGCGGGCAGAGATCGGGGTTGCCATGGGAATCAACGGCACCGCGGTTGCACGGGAAGCCAGCGACATTGTGCTGGCGGATGATAATTTTGCCTCCATCAGCGCCGCGGTAGAGGAAGGGCGACGGGTCTACGACAACCTTTCGAAGTCCCTCGCGTTCGTGCTGCCCACCAGTCTGGGGCAGGCAATGATCATCCTGGTCGCGGTCCTTTTCTTCCCAGTGACCGACGGTCATCTTCTGATGCCGATCGAGCCCGTGCAGATTCTCTGGGTGAACCTGGTCGTTGCCATTGCGCTGGCATTGCCACTGGCTCTGGAGGCCCGGGAGCCGGGTTTGATGAAACGACCGCCGAGGCCGCCAAAGGAGCCTTTGCTGAGCCGGTTCCTGGTGGTTCGCACCTTCCTGGTCGGTGCCCTGATGACTGGTGGGGCGGCCGGGCTTTTCCTGCTGGAATACAGCGCTGATCTTTCCGAAGGCGCTGCTGTTGAACTCGCCCGGGGCAAGGCCCAGACCATGGCGGTAACCACCATCATCCTGTTCCAGATGCTGTACTTGCTGAACTGCCGCTCCCTCACCCAGACGTTCTGGCGCATCGGCCTGTTCAGCAATCTCTGGGTGTATCTCGGCATTGGCGTGACCCTGGTGCTGCAGCTGGCCTTTGTCTATCTCGATCCCCTCAACCAGCTTTTCCATACCCGGCCGCTGGATCCGGCTGATTGGCTGATGTCTGCCGGTGTGGCGTTTGCGGGGTTCCTGATTATCCTGCTGGAGAAATGGCTGTGGCGACAGAATGACGGTGGGGGGAGCGGGGAAGTTGAAAATGGGGTCAGATGA
- the polA gene encoding DNA polymerase I yields MNEKKTPPVVLVDGSSYLFRAYHALPPLTNSKNHPTGAIKGVISMIRRLEQDFPGSKMVVVFDAKGKTFRHEMYEEYKANRPPMPEDLGMQIEPIHEIVRAMGLPLLIVPEVEADDVIGTLANEATSKGIDVVVSTGDKDMAQLVSDHVTLINTMTETRMDRDGVVEKFGVTPEQIIDYLALVGDKVDNIPGVNKCGPKTAVKWLQTYKDLDNLIEHADEIKGKIGEYLREAIDTLPLSRDLATIRTDVDLEFGLEDLKLREQDDEQLLDLFKEYEFRTWVNELENESDAEGKSDNNAPATPKEKRYSVITEQDELDDWIKRLKASDLFAFDTETTSLRYIDAEIVGVSFAVEAGEAAYVPLAHDYMGAPEQLDRDEVLEQLKPLLEDPKQKKVGQNLKYDKNVLANHGINLEGIAEDTMLESYVYNSVATRHDMDSLAREYLGEQTITYESIAGKGAKQLTFNQIDLEKAAPYAAEDADITLRLHQTLSPRLREIGKLDSVYREIDLPLVPVLSRMEQRGTLISASVLRQHSQELAERMAELEEEAHEVAGETFNLGSTKQLQAIFYDKLGLPVIKKTPKGAPSTAEPVLQELAHEHELPRLILEHRSLSKLKSTYTDTLPELIHHRTGRVHTSYHQAVTATGRLSSSEPNLQNIPIRSEQGRRIRQAFIAPEGYKLVAADYSQIELRIMAHLSGDKGLINAFEHGEDIHKATAAEVFGVSLKEVSSDQRRSAKAINFGLIYGMSAFGLSRQLGVERKLAQEYIDRYFERYPGVLKYMDNIRKQAHEDGFVETLFGRRLYLPEINARNKQMQQAAERTAINAPMQGTAADIIKRAMIEVDNWLRNEHADEARMTMQVHDELIVEVKESALDKVRDGLVKRMSAAAELAIPLVVDAGVGDNWDEAH; encoded by the coding sequence ATGAATGAAAAAAAGACCCCACCCGTGGTGCTCGTCGACGGCTCATCCTACCTTTTCCGCGCCTATCATGCGCTGCCGCCTCTGACCAACAGCAAGAATCACCCGACCGGGGCCATCAAAGGCGTGATCAGTATGATCCGGCGCCTGGAGCAGGATTTCCCCGGCTCGAAAATGGTGGTGGTCTTTGATGCCAAGGGCAAAACCTTCCGGCACGAGATGTACGAAGAGTACAAGGCCAACCGGCCGCCCATGCCGGAAGACCTCGGCATGCAGATTGAACCCATTCACGAGATCGTCCGCGCTATGGGCCTGCCCCTGCTGATCGTTCCGGAAGTGGAGGCGGACGACGTCATCGGCACCCTGGCCAACGAAGCCACCAGCAAGGGCATCGACGTGGTGGTCTCCACCGGTGACAAGGACATGGCGCAACTGGTGAGCGATCACGTCACCCTGATCAACACCATGACCGAGACCCGGATGGACCGGGATGGCGTGGTGGAAAAGTTCGGCGTCACGCCGGAGCAGATCATCGACTACCTCGCCCTGGTGGGCGACAAGGTGGATAACATCCCGGGCGTGAACAAGTGCGGACCAAAAACCGCCGTCAAATGGCTGCAGACCTACAAGGACCTGGACAACCTCATCGAGCATGCGGACGAGATCAAGGGCAAGATCGGTGAGTACCTGCGCGAAGCCATCGACACCCTGCCCCTGAGCCGCGATCTTGCGACCATACGGACCGACGTGGATCTCGAGTTCGGCCTGGAGGATCTCAAGCTGCGTGAGCAGGACGACGAACAGCTGCTGGATTTGTTCAAGGAATACGAATTCCGCACCTGGGTTAACGAACTGGAAAATGAAAGCGATGCGGAGGGAAAATCTGACAACAACGCCCCCGCCACTCCGAAGGAAAAGCGTTACAGCGTTATCACCGAACAGGACGAACTGGATGACTGGATCAAGCGCCTGAAGGCATCCGACCTGTTCGCCTTTGACACGGAAACCACCAGCCTGCGCTACATCGACGCCGAGATTGTCGGCGTGTCCTTCGCAGTCGAGGCCGGCGAAGCCGCATACGTCCCACTGGCCCACGACTACATGGGCGCACCGGAGCAGCTGGACCGGGACGAGGTTCTGGAGCAGCTCAAGCCGCTGCTGGAAGATCCGAAACAGAAAAAAGTGGGCCAGAACCTCAAGTACGACAAGAACGTGCTCGCCAACCACGGCATCAACCTGGAAGGCATTGCCGAGGACACCATGCTGGAGTCCTATGTCTATAATTCCGTGGCTACCCGCCACGATATGGACAGCCTGGCCCGGGAGTACCTGGGCGAACAGACCATCACCTACGAATCCATTGCCGGCAAGGGTGCCAAACAGCTGACCTTCAACCAGATCGATCTGGAAAAGGCCGCCCCCTATGCCGCCGAGGACGCCGACATCACCCTGCGCCTGCACCAGACCCTGAGCCCCCGGCTCAGGGAAATCGGCAAACTGGACTCGGTCTACCGGGAGATCGATTTGCCGCTGGTACCGGTACTGTCGCGCATGGAGCAACGGGGCACCCTGATTAGCGCCAGCGTGCTGAGGCAGCATAGCCAGGAGCTGGCCGAACGCATGGCCGAACTGGAAGAGGAAGCCCACGAGGTCGCCGGAGAAACCTTCAACCTGGGCTCCACCAAGCAGCTGCAGGCCATCTTCTATGACAAGCTGGGCTTGCCGGTCATCAAAAAGACACCGAAGGGCGCGCCATCGACCGCCGAGCCGGTGTTGCAGGAACTGGCCCACGAGCACGAACTGCCCCGGCTGATCCTCGAGCACCGGAGTCTGAGCAAGCTCAAGTCGACCTATACCGACACCCTGCCGGAACTGATCCACCATCGCACCGGGCGTGTGCATACATCCTATCACCAGGCGGTCACGGCGACGGGGCGGCTGTCCTCGTCGGAGCCCAACCTGCAGAACATCCCCATCCGCAGCGAACAAGGCCGGCGTATCCGCCAGGCGTTCATCGCACCGGAAGGATACAAGCTGGTGGCCGCGGACTACTCCCAGATCGAGCTTCGAATCATGGCCCACCTTTCCGGCGACAAGGGCCTGATCAACGCGTTCGAACATGGCGAGGACATCCACAAGGCCACGGCGGCAGAGGTATTCGGCGTCAGTCTCAAAGAGGTCAGCTCCGATCAGCGCCGCAGCGCCAAGGCCATCAACTTCGGTCTGATCTACGGCATGTCCGCGTTCGGGCTGTCACGACAACTGGGCGTGGAACGGAAACTGGCCCAGGAATACATCGACCGCTATTTCGAGCGGTACCCGGGCGTGCTGAAATACATGGACAACATCCGCAAACAGGCCCACGAGGATGGCTTCGTGGAAACCCTGTTCGGTCGTCGCCTGTACCTGCCCGAAATCAATGCCCGCAACAAGCAGATGCAACAGGCGGCGGAGCGCACAGCGATCAACGCGCCGATGCAGGGAACCGCAGCGGATATCATCAAGCGGGCCATGATCGAAGTCGACAACTGGCTGCGTAACGAACATGCGGACGAAGCCCGCATGACCATGCAGGTTCACGACGAACTGATCGTCGAAGTAAAAGAATCCGCCCTGGATAAGGTCCGGGACGGACTGGTTAAACGGATGTCAGCGGCGGCGGAACTGGCCATTCCACTGGTGGTGGATGCCGGAGTCGGTGACAACTGGGACGAAGCCCACTGA
- a CDS encoding DUF4124 domain-containing protein, whose product MGNRLSVYSSALLLAAAMGASLPANAQMYRYTDAQGQVVISNTIPQEATKRGYDILGSNGRVVETVPPAPTEEEIAARKAEKKRQQELERQREQDELLLKRYSHPDQAVEAMHRKVREMNGLIQLKRGNIQVISSQLNNEQSRAADMERAGRDIPQATLDKIRRLESQIDEIEQDIASQRQDIVELKKTYRKDIQRLEVITDKERTLPLEVAGEQ is encoded by the coding sequence ATGGGCAATCGTCTGTCTGTGTATTCCTCGGCATTGCTGCTGGCAGCGGCCATGGGCGCCTCACTGCCGGCCAATGCCCAGATGTATCGTTACACTGACGCACAGGGCCAGGTAGTAATCAGTAACACCATTCCCCAGGAAGCCACCAAGCGGGGCTACGACATCCTGGGCAGCAACGGCCGGGTGGTCGAAACCGTCCCGCCTGCGCCGACCGAAGAAGAGATTGCAGCCCGCAAGGCCGAGAAAAAACGCCAACAGGAGCTTGAACGCCAGCGCGAACAGGACGAATTGCTGCTGAAGCGTTACAGCCACCCGGATCAGGCGGTTGAAGCCATGCACCGGAAGGTGCGGGAAATGAATGGCCTGATCCAGCTCAAACGCGGAAACATCCAGGTAATCTCATCCCAGCTTAACAACGAGCAGAGCCGTGCCGCGGATATGGAGCGCGCAGGCCGTGACATTCCGCAAGCTACCCTGGACAAGATCCGGCGACTTGAATCCCAGATCGACGAAATCGAGCAGGATATCGCCAGCCAGCGCCAGGATATCGTGGAGCTGAAAAAAACCTACCGGAAAGATATCCAGCGGCTGGAAGTGATTACGGACAAGGAACGGACGCTGCCTCTGGAAGTGGCCGGCGAGCAGTAA
- the gmk gene encoding guanylate kinase, giving the protein MSQAGEQGTLFVISAPSGAGKTSLVAEMLKNDAKLGVSISHTTRPMREGEQDGVNYHFVSRDEFEAMIARGDFLEHADVFGNYYGTSQVWVRETLARGEDVILEIDWQGAEQVRRLIPECVSIFIVPPSAEVLRERLSGRGTDAPDVVERRLREATEECSHALEFDYLVVNDDFQVALADLLAIVRSQRLRMQVQQVRHRDLLAGLSGKA; this is encoded by the coding sequence ATGAGTCAGGCCGGTGAGCAGGGCACCCTGTTTGTGATTTCTGCCCCTTCGGGTGCGGGCAAGACCAGCCTTGTGGCAGAAATGCTGAAGAATGATGCGAAGCTCGGCGTGTCGATCTCCCACACCACCCGCCCGATGCGGGAAGGGGAGCAGGACGGGGTGAACTATCACTTCGTCAGCCGCGATGAGTTCGAAGCCATGATCGCCCGGGGGGATTTCCTGGAGCATGCCGACGTCTTCGGCAACTACTATGGTACGTCCCAGGTCTGGGTCCGTGAGACCCTGGCCCGGGGCGAGGACGTGATTCTGGAGATCGACTGGCAGGGGGCCGAGCAGGTGCGCCGGCTCATTCCTGAATGCGTCAGCATCTTCATTGTTCCCCCTTCCGCCGAGGTGCTGCGGGAGCGCCTGAGCGGGCGCGGTACCGACGCCCCGGACGTCGTCGAACGCCGGCTCAGGGAAGCGACCGAAGAGTGCTCCCACGCCCTGGAGTTCGATTACCTGGTGGTGAATGACGATTTCCAGGTGGCGCTGGCGGATCTGCTGGCGATTGTCCGCAGCCAGCGCCTGCGCATGCAGGTCCAGCAGGTCAGGCACAGGGATCTGCTGGCAGGGCTGTCTGGCAAGGCCTGA
- a CDS encoding exodeoxyribonuclease III has protein sequence MRVVSISVNGLAQAVDKGFFDWLADQDADVVCVQDHRMRAYEIEDYNLIPEGYEAYFIDGEKNEHGGVGIYTRHFPKAIMYGFANEQADREGRFLQADFDKVSVACVLAPCALGREEELIGEDDLTVLDHKDEFMDAFGLHMQKTLRKRRQFIFCANLQTAHHVTDASPLYHKFDFSGFLPHERAWLDRLFDEMGCIDAFREVNKQSNQFTWWPEQAEGARRNAGIRVDYQLLTPGIRKTIQDGWIDTSTRFSDHAPVIMDYDIEIGF, from the coding sequence ATGCGGGTAGTATCAATCAGCGTCAATGGCCTCGCCCAGGCTGTTGATAAGGGCTTTTTTGACTGGCTGGCCGACCAGGACGCTGACGTGGTTTGCGTTCAGGATCACCGCATGCGCGCTTACGAGATTGAAGACTACAACCTCATCCCCGAGGGCTACGAAGCCTATTTCATTGACGGCGAGAAGAACGAGCACGGCGGCGTCGGCATCTATACCCGTCATTTTCCCAAGGCGATCATGTACGGTTTTGCCAACGAGCAGGCGGACCGGGAAGGGCGTTTCCTGCAGGCGGACTTCGACAAGGTCTCTGTGGCCTGTGTGCTGGCACCCTGCGCGCTCGGGCGCGAGGAAGAACTGATCGGCGAGGATGACCTGACTGTCCTGGACCACAAGGACGAGTTCATGGATGCCTTCGGTCTGCACATGCAGAAGACTCTGCGCAAGCGTCGCCAGTTCATCTTCTGTGCCAACCTGCAGACCGCCCATCATGTGACGGATGCCTCTCCGCTCTATCACAAGTTCGATTTCTCCGGTTTCCTGCCCCATGAGCGGGCGTGGCTGGATCGGCTGTTTGATGAGATGGGCTGTATTGATGCCTTCCGTGAGGTGAACAAGCAGAGCAATCAGTTCACCTGGTGGCCGGAGCAGGCCGAGGGTGCCCGTCGGAATGCGGGTATCCGGGTGGATTATCAGCTCCTGACGCCGGGGATTCGCAAGACTATCCAGGACGGCTGGATTGATACTTCAACCCGGTTCTCGGATCACGCGCCGGTGATCATGGACTACGACATCGAGATCGGTTTTTAA
- a CDS encoding DUF2782 domain-containing protein gives MKRIAYPAILLIGLPLAALAQEEGALDQVPVETPKEPVVVTDYQPETEGPAIVIRAGENEVFYEYRVNGQLMEIKVVPAVGPEYYLVPADGGGWIRETESDLLVPSWVLFRW, from the coding sequence ATGAAGCGAATCGCTTACCCCGCCATACTGCTGATTGGCCTGCCCTTGGCGGCACTGGCCCAGGAAGAGGGTGCGCTGGATCAGGTGCCGGTGGAGACCCCGAAAGAGCCGGTGGTGGTGACCGATTACCAGCCGGAAACAGAGGGCCCCGCCATTGTTATCCGCGCCGGTGAGAACGAGGTGTTCTACGAGTACCGGGTGAACGGTCAGCTTATGGAAATCAAGGTGGTTCCTGCCGTTGGGCCTGAGTATTACCTGGTGCCTGCCGATGGTGGTGGCTGGATCCGGGAAACCGAATCGGATCTCCTGGTGCCCAGCTGGGTACTGTTCCGCTGGTAA
- the rpoZ gene encoding DNA-directed RNA polymerase subunit omega, with protein sequence MARVTVEDCLENVDNRFQLVMLATKRARQIATKGFEPMVPEENDKPTVIALREIAEGKVTRDLLKEEDED encoded by the coding sequence ATGGCACGAGTTACCGTTGAAGATTGTCTGGAAAACGTTGATAACCGCTTCCAGCTGGTGATGCTGGCTACCAAGCGTGCCCGCCAGATTGCGACCAAGGGCTTTGAGCCGATGGTTCCGGAAGAGAACGATAAGCCGACGGTCATCGCGCTGCGGGAAATTGCCGAGGGCAAGGTGACCCGAGATCTTCTGAAAGAAGAAGACGAGGATTGA
- the rph gene encoding ribonuclease PH, with the protein MRPSGRTPEQPRDVRITRNYTRHAEGSVLVEFGDTKVICTASVENKVPPFLRGEGKGWITAEYGMLPRSTGSRMGREAARGKQGGRTVEIQRLIGRSLRAAVDLSALGEHTITVDCDVIQADGGTRTAAITGGCVALVDALNYLVAEKRIKASPLKQMVAALSVGVYKGTPVVDLDYPEDSEAETDMNVIMTDRGGFIEIQGTAEGAPFEQSELDSMLTLAKQGIEQLFEIQKTALEG; encoded by the coding sequence ATGCGACCAAGCGGCAGAACGCCCGAGCAACCCAGAGACGTCCGAATCACCCGTAATTACACCCGCCATGCCGAAGGTTCCGTGCTGGTGGAATTCGGGGACACCAAAGTGATCTGCACCGCCTCCGTCGAAAACAAGGTACCACCCTTCCTGCGCGGCGAAGGCAAAGGCTGGATCACCGCCGAATACGGCATGCTGCCCCGCTCCACCGGCAGCCGCATGGGCCGCGAAGCAGCCCGCGGCAAACAGGGCGGACGCACCGTCGAAATCCAGCGCCTGATCGGCCGCTCCCTGCGCGCCGCTGTCGACCTCTCCGCCCTGGGCGAACACACCATCACCGTCGACTGCGACGTCATCCAGGCCGATGGCGGCACCCGCACCGCGGCAATCACCGGCGGCTGCGTAGCCCTGGTGGACGCCCTGAACTACCTGGTGGCGGAAAAGCGAATTAAAGCCTCCCCGCTCAAGCAGATGGTGGCGGCACTTTCCGTGGGGGTTTACAAGGGAACACCAGTCGTCGATCTGGACTACCCGGAAGACTCCGAAGCCGAAACCGACATGAACGTCATCATGACCGACAGGGGTGGCTTCATCGAAATCCAGGGAACAGCTGAAGGCGCACCATTTGAACAGTCAGAACTGGACAGCATGCTGACCCTGGCAAAGCAGGGAATTGAGCAGTTGTTTGAAATCCAGAAAACAGCGTTGGAAGGCTAA
- a CDS encoding YicC/YloC family endoribonuclease, protein MIRSMTAFARKDARGDWGTLTCEIRTVNHRYLEPSFRLPEAFRELENKFREELRKGLKRGKVDISMRLQSAENTAQSFEISDEMAKAVNNAANHVNRMLDNPAHISALDILRWPGVLSVPEQDYSAAREAAAELFADTVVELVTVREREGERLRPLFEDRLETMGKLVADVRARMPELLEAQERNLRERFEKASVELDPDRIAQEMVMLAQKSDVAEELDRLDAHIGEVSDTLKRDDAIGRRLDFLMQELNREANTLSSKSIDADVTRAAVDLKVLIEQMREQVQNIE, encoded by the coding sequence ATGATCCGGAGTATGACTGCCTTTGCCCGGAAGGATGCCCGTGGAGACTGGGGCACCCTGACTTGCGAGATCCGCACCGTGAACCATCGTTACCTGGAGCCGTCGTTCCGGTTGCCGGAGGCGTTCCGGGAACTGGAAAACAAGTTCCGGGAGGAGCTGCGCAAGGGCCTGAAGCGAGGCAAGGTGGACATCTCCATGCGGCTTCAGTCCGCCGAGAACACCGCCCAGAGCTTCGAGATCAGTGACGAGATGGCGAAAGCGGTGAACAACGCCGCCAACCATGTCAACCGGATGCTGGATAATCCGGCGCACATCAGTGCTCTCGACATTCTTCGCTGGCCCGGGGTGCTGTCGGTGCCGGAGCAGGACTACAGTGCGGCGAGGGAGGCGGCGGCGGAGCTGTTTGCCGATACCGTGGTTGAACTGGTTACCGTTCGTGAGCGGGAAGGGGAACGGCTGCGTCCGTTGTTTGAGGACCGCCTGGAGACCATGGGCAAGCTGGTGGCGGATGTTCGCGCCCGGATGCCGGAATTGCTTGAGGCCCAGGAGCGCAATTTGCGGGAACGGTTCGAGAAGGCCAGTGTAGAGCTGGATCCTGATCGGATCGCCCAGGAGATGGTGATGCTGGCCCAGAAAAGCGATGTGGCCGAAGAGCTGGATCGCCTGGATGCCCACATAGGCGAGGTCTCCGATACCCTGAAGCGGGATGACGCGATTGGCCGGCGCCTGGATTTTCTGATGCAGGAGCTGAATCGGGAAGCCAATACCCTGAGCAGCAAGAGCATCGATGCCGATGTCACGCGCGCAGCTGTCGACCTCAAGGTGCTGATCGAGCAGATGCGGGAGCAGGTGCAGAACATCGAGTAA